Genomic DNA from Mycobacterium stomatepiae:
CTTGGCGCCGAGGCCGGCGTCGTGGTCGGAGACTCCTTGAAGGCGGGACATGGCGAACCTCCCGAATTGTCCTGGATGGTCCCTGGATGGTCGTAGTGCGGACCTCGCGGAAACTCCGCGGCCCTCATTACGTCGACACCCGGCGACGCGCAAACGTGACCGGGCTAGTGCCCGAACGTCGAACCCGATCCCTGGGTCTGCGCGCTGAGCGGCACGTCCATGTCGTATACCCGGGCATGCAGCACGGTGCGATTCCGCAGCGCCGCGCGCACCGCGCGATGCAGGCCGTCCTCGAGATAGATGACGCCCCGCCACCGCACCGCGTGCGGGAAGAGATCGCCGTAGAAGGTCGAGTCCTCCGAGAGCAGCCGGTCCAGCGCGAGCACCGTTGTGGTGGTGACCAATTCGTCGAGCCGGATCTGCTGCGGCGGTATCTGCGACCAGTCCCGGTAGGACAGGCCGTGTTCCGGGTAGGGCTTCCGTTCACGTACGCCCTTGAAAATCATTGGCGGATCTTCTCCGATGCGTGGTCGAGGCCCTGCCGATACCTGCTGGACAAGGCTAGCCGCAAAGTCGCCGGCAATGCGCGGCGAACGCGTGCGCAACGAGGTCAGCGCGTCGTGTGAGACCGTAAAATGGACGCGATCAAGGAGGTAGCAACCAATGGGTAGTGCTGACGACCGGCGCTTCGAGGTGTTGCGTGCCATCGTCGCCGACTTCGTCGCCACCAAGGAGCCCATCGGTTCGAAGTCGCTCGTCGAGCGGCACAACCTCGGCGTGTCCAGTGCCACCATCCGCAACGACATGGCGGTGCTGGAGGCCGAGGGCTACATCACCCAGCCGCACACCAGCTCCGGGCGGGTGCCCACCGAGAAGGGCTACCGCGAATTCGTCGACCGGATCGACGACGTCAAGCCGTTGTCGTCGGCCGAGCGGCGCGCGATCCAAAGCTTCCTGGAATCCGGCGTCGACCTCGACGACGTGCTGCGCCGGGCGGTGCGGCTGCTGGCTCAGCTGACCCGTCAGGTGGCCGTGGTGCAGTACCCGACGTTGTCGACGTCGACGGTTCGGCATCTTGAGGTGATCGCGTTGACGCCGGCCCGGTTGCTGATGGTGGTCATCACCGAATCCGGGCGGGTGGATCAGCGCATCGTTGAACTCGGTGACGTCATCGACGATCACGAGCTCTCCCAGCTGCGCGAGATCCTGGGCCAGGCCCTGGAAGGCAAGAAGCTCGCCGCGGCGTCGGTCGCCGTGGCCGACCTTGCCCAGCAGTTGGGCGGCGCCGGCGGGCTGGGCGACGCGATCGGTCGGTCCGCGACCGTGTTGCTGGAGTCGCTGGTGGAGCACACCGAAGAACGCCTGCTGATGGGCGGCACCGCGAACCTGACCCGCAACTCCGCGGACTTCGGCGGTTCGCTGCGCTCCATTCTGGAGGCGCTCGAGGAGCAGGTGGTGGTGCTGCGGTTGCTGGCGGCGCAGCAGGAGGCCGGCAAGGTGACGGTGCGCATCGGCCATGAGACGGCGGCCGAGCAGATGGCGGGCACTTCGATGGTGTCTACCGTGTACGGCACCATGGACACCGTGTACGGCGGGATGGGTGTGCTGGGACCGACGCGGATGGACTATCCGGGAACTATCGCCAGCGTGGCCGCGGTTGCTCTTTATATTGGCGAAGTCCTGGGTGCTCGATGACAGCGCACCCGCAGGGTTTGAGGACAGCCGCGTAACGGCGCGGCACAAGAAAGGTCAGGCGTGGCACGCGACTATTACGGGCTGCTCGGCGTGAGCAAAAACGCCGGCGACGCGGAGATCAAACGCGCATACCGGAAGCTGGCGCGCGAGCTGCATCCGGATATCAACCCCGACGAGGCCGCGCAGGCGAAGTTCAAGGAAATCAGCGTCGCCTACGAGGTGCTCAGCGATCCCGAGAAGCGCCGGATCGTCGACCTGGGCGGGGACCCGCTGGAGAACGCGGCCGCGGGCGGCGGGTTCGGTGGGTTCGGCGGCCTTGGTGACGTGTTCGAGGCGTTCTTCGCCGGCGGCTTCAGCGGCGGCGGGACATCTCGCGGCCCGATCGGCCGGGTTCGGCCGGGCTCGGACTCGCTGCTGCGGATGCGGCTGGATCTCGAGGAGTGCGCGACCGGCGTGACCAAGCAGGTCACCGTCGACACCGCAGTGTTGTGCGACCGCTGCCAGGGCAAGGGCACCAACGGCGATTCCGCGCCGATCCCGTGCGACACCTGCGGCGGCCGTGGCGAGGTGCAGTCGGTGCAGCGCTCGTTGCTGGGCCAGATGGTGACGTCGCGGCCGTGCCCCACCTGTCGCGGCGTCGGCGTGGTCATCCCCGACCCGTGCCATCAGTGCGTGGGCGACGGCCGGGTGCGTGCTCGCCGCGAGATCAGCGTCAAGATCCCCGCCGGTGTCGGCGACGGCATGCGTGTGCGGCTCGCCGCGCAGGGTGAGGTCGGGCCCGGGGGCGGGCCGGCCGGCGACCTCTACGTCGAGGTGCACGAGCAGGCCCACGACATCTTTGTCCGCGACGGCGACGACCTGCACTGCACGGTTTCGGTGCCGATGGTCGACGCCGCACTCGGCGCCACGCTGAGCGTCGACGCCATCCTCGACGGGACCAGCGAGATCGCCATTCCGCCTGGCACCCAACCGGGTTCGGTCATCACGCTGCGCGGCCACGGGATGCCGCAGCTGCGCTCGGCCGCCCGGGGCAATCTGCACGTCCACGTCGAGGTGGTGGTTCCCACCCGGCTGGACCACCAGGACAGCGAACTGTTGCGCGAGCTGAAGAGCCGGCGCAGCCGCGACGTGCCCGAGGTCCGCTCGACGCACAGCGGCGGTGGCCTGTTCAGCCGGCTGCGCGAGACCTTCACCGGGCGCTAGCGACGACCCGAGGGCCCGCGCATGGTGGCGACGCTGTTCTACGTCGAAGCACTGCCCGACGCCGGTGGGCTGGCCGTCGTCGACGGCGATGAGGGGTTTCACGCCGCGACCGTGCGGCGGATCCGGTCCG
This window encodes:
- a CDS encoding type II toxin-antitoxin system VapB family antitoxin, encoding MIFKGVRERKPYPEHGLSYRDWSQIPPQQIRLDELVTTTTVLALDRLLSEDSTFYGDLFPHAVRWRGVIYLEDGLHRAVRAALRNRTVLHARVYDMDVPLSAQTQGSGSTFGH
- the hrcA gene encoding heat-inducible transcriptional repressor HrcA, with protein sequence MGSADDRRFEVLRAIVADFVATKEPIGSKSLVERHNLGVSSATIRNDMAVLEAEGYITQPHTSSGRVPTEKGYREFVDRIDDVKPLSSAERRAIQSFLESGVDLDDVLRRAVRLLAQLTRQVAVVQYPTLSTSTVRHLEVIALTPARLLMVVITESGRVDQRIVELGDVIDDHELSQLREILGQALEGKKLAAASVAVADLAQQLGGAGGLGDAIGRSATVLLESLVEHTEERLLMGGTANLTRNSADFGGSLRSILEALEEQVVVLRLLAAQQEAGKVTVRIGHETAAEQMAGTSMVSTVYGTMDTVYGGMGVLGPTRMDYPGTIASVAAVALYIGEVLGAR
- the dnaJ gene encoding molecular chaperone DnaJ; the protein is MARDYYGLLGVSKNAGDAEIKRAYRKLARELHPDINPDEAAQAKFKEISVAYEVLSDPEKRRIVDLGGDPLENAAAGGGFGGFGGLGDVFEAFFAGGFSGGGTSRGPIGRVRPGSDSLLRMRLDLEECATGVTKQVTVDTAVLCDRCQGKGTNGDSAPIPCDTCGGRGEVQSVQRSLLGQMVTSRPCPTCRGVGVVIPDPCHQCVGDGRVRARREISVKIPAGVGDGMRVRLAAQGEVGPGGGPAGDLYVEVHEQAHDIFVRDGDDLHCTVSVPMVDAALGATLSVDAILDGTSEIAIPPGTQPGSVITLRGHGMPQLRSAARGNLHVHVEVVVPTRLDHQDSELLRELKSRRSRDVPEVRSTHSGGGLFSRLRETFTGR